Within the Gemmatimonadota bacterium genome, the region CGCGATGCTGTCCCGGAGTTCTTAGGCAACGTTTTGTAGATTACGCGGTCACCAATTTTTAACTCTTCGTACTGTATTTGAGAATGTGGTTTAGTGCGAAGGTGTATTCTATAGAGGACTTGTTGGGACACACCATCGAATCGTAAAGAAGCTCCAAATCCTAACGCGAAGATGTCCTCGCCCATATGACCACAAGCCTGTAGGCCACCGCGAATCTGGAGGCCGGTCTCGGTGCGACCGACGTCAGCAATTTCATAGAGGGGTTGACCGCGCGCGATAAAGGAAAGTAACTCAATTGCTTCAATGACGTTAGTCTTGCCCGAGCCGTTTGGTCCAATCAGCAATGTAAATGGTCGCATCAGATCAATGCTAACGTCTTTGAATCCTTTGAATTCAGTGATGTGATGCATTGGGTAATCTTTGGAGCCGCTCAATATTCAACGGGTTCTCGTGCGACAACGCGCTGGGCGGTTGCTGCAATTGCTTCGGGCGAGATGCCCGCTTCGTCGCGCAGCGCGCCCTGTGAACCGTGTTGGAAAAAGCGATCGGGAATGCCCAGGGTGTGTACGCGCTGACCTTCTCGCATCTGGTCGCTCAAATAGCGCGCAACGCCCGATCCAAACCCGCCTTCGATGGTATTTTCTTCAACGGTGATCAGTATCTGATAGCGGTCGGCCAGATCGT harbors:
- a CDS encoding AAA family ATPase, giving the protein MHHITEFKGFKDVSIDLMRPFTLLIGPNGSGKTNVIEAIELLSFIARGQPLYEIADVGRTETGLQIRGGLQACGHMGEDIFALGFGASLRFDGVSQQVLYRIHLRTKPHSQIQYEELKIGDRVIYKTLPKNSGTASR